The following DNA comes from Rhodohalobacter mucosus.
ATAGTCATGTAAAAGCTGAACAGTATGAGACCTGGAACCCCGAAAGGTATAGTGGTTTAGAGCTGCTTGAGCAAGGTTCTCCTGCAGCGGGTCGTGCTCAAAAAAATCGAGTATTTTTTTGTCCCTGTTGAGATAGTCAGAAAATAGAGTGGAAAAGTTGAGTAGTTCAGGAGGGGTTTTTTTAAAATTCATCTACCCCTTCATTTTTTGGATTTGGTCGCGAAGCTTGGCAGCTTTTTCATAGTTTTCGGTTTCAACAGCTGTTTTCAACTCTTTTTCGAGCGCCTCCAGTTTCGACATCTCTTTCTTGCCTTCGTCTCCTTTCACCTTGCTTTCGGTTTTTTCCAGGGTTTCTTCGGTTTCAATGCCCGCTTCATCCAGCACGGTGCTGTTCACAAATATCGGAGCACCGAATCGGATTGCCAGAGCAATGGCATCACTGGGCCGTGCATCCAGTTCAAACGATTCACTGTCTCTGGAACAGTGAATTTGTGCAAAGAACGTACCTTCGTTTAAATCGTTAATTATGACCTGTTCTACATTCGAATTAAAACTGAGCACCATGTTTTTCAATAAATCGTGCGTCATCGGCCTTGGCGGTTTAATGCTTTCAAGCTCCAGTGCAATAGCCTGAGCTTCAAAAGTACCAATGATGATCGGCAGCCTGCGATTCCCTTCCATTTCTGAAAGAATCAGGGCATAAGCTCCTCCACTGCTGGGACTGGTCGACAAACCCAGTATATCCATTCGTATATTCTGCAATGATATCTCCGTAAATTTACATTTCGGCTGTAGCTAAAGTTAACCATTTTCTGCATTCACTTAAACAGTTTCATTGTCTGATTTGAGAAAAGGACGTGATTGCGGCTGAAATCGTGCACAAAAGCCTATTCCAGAACGGATCACTTAAGTGAGATCGAATCCGCAAGGGAAGTTGGAATTTACCAGAAATAATGTTTTTATAGCGTATATCAGAAACGTAATTAAATCAGGCTGCTGCCAGTTCAATTGAAAGCAAGTATTAAAGAAACCAGAAACCCGAAAACAGGAAAACCTGTAACGGTTATTACAGGTATTACTCATAATCCGCAGGTTATTGAAAAGCTTACCAGGAAGCTGAAAGGCGCTTGTGGTGCGGGAGGCCATATTGAAGGTAAAACCATCATAATTCAGGGTTCACACACTGACAAAATCAGCGACATGCTTGCAAAAGATGGGTATTCCGTATCTTCCTGATTAATTTACTCTGTTTTTAAGATTAAGAATACCGATATTCAGTTCGATAAGCTTATTTGATTTCCGTTCAACACCTTAAATCATACTAAACGTCACAGTGGCTGATCAACCCAAAAAAATTCTTCTTGTTGAAGATGATGGAGTTCAACAGGTTATAATGGAGAGATTCATCAATAAGCTTGGCCATACGGTTTTGGCAACCGTTTCTGAAGGGAAGGCCGCCGTTCAATCTGCCCTTAAGCTGAAAGGAGTTGACTTAATAATCATGGATATCCGTCTCAGCGATGATGTGGACGGTATTGAGGCAATGAAGCAAATTCGCCAGAAGTCGGATGTGAAGGTAATTTATGTTACCGGAAACACGGAAGCGGCTACAAAAGAAAGAGCGTCAGAGACAAAATTTGAAGACTATATCGAGAAACCGGTTACGCCGGAAAAGCTTAAAGGTGCTATTCAGAAAGCTTTCAGTTAGCACGCATACCTGCATCGTTTTCTTCAGAAACGGTCCTGCTTTTACTGTGCGTAATCCGAACAGGTGGTATGTGTTATTATGATCAGGCCCTTTCTCATCGTACTGAATTTTCTACTCATCTTATCTTTTTCAGAAGCGCCTGAATCGTATGCTCTGTCTCAGGCACAAAGCAAAAGTTCTGTTACAAATAAACCGGACTCGCTTCGGGTGGGACTTGTACTGAGCGGAGGCGGCGCCAAGGGTGTTGCACACATTGGTGTGCTGAAAGCGATTGAAGAATCCGGTTTGCGCATCGACTACATTACGGGCACCAGCATGGGAAGCCTGGTTGGCGGATTGTATGCCATTGGCTATAACAGCGACCAGCTTAT
Coding sequences within:
- a CDS encoding response regulator, encoding MADQPKKILLVEDDGVQQVIMERFINKLGHTVLATVSEGKAAVQSALKLKGVDLIIMDIRLSDDVDGIEAMKQIRQKSDVKVIYVTGNTEAATKERASETKFEDYIEKPVTPEKLKGAIQKAFS
- a CDS encoding translation initiation factor gives rise to the protein MKASIKETRNPKTGKPVTVITGITHNPQVIEKLTRKLKGACGAGGHIEGKTIIIQGSHTDKISDMLAKDGYSVSS
- a CDS encoding bifunctional nuclease family protein, which encodes MQNIRMDILGLSTSPSSGGAYALILSEMEGNRRLPIIIGTFEAQAIALELESIKPPRPMTHDLLKNMVLSFNSNVEQVIINDLNEGTFFAQIHCSRDSESFELDARPSDAIALAIRFGAPIFVNSTVLDEAGIETEETLEKTESKVKGDEGKKEMSKLEALEKELKTAVETENYEKAAKLRDQIQKMKG